One segment of Oscillospiraceae bacterium MB08-C2-2 DNA contains the following:
- the sleB gene encoding spore cortex-lytic enzyme yields MSRVAQYILRILIVVFLNLCVIGIVGYMIHQGYQPKTVEVLSKQGSQGNEVQEIQQRLSDWGYYSGQVDGIFGDQTAKAVRRFQQDHGLTADGVAGPKTLEQMGIASSEATSGGAAGMGDSDFHLLARLVSAEARGEPFNGQVAVAAVILNRVEHPSFPDSISGVAYQPGAFTALTDGQINENVADSAYRAAREALNGADPSGGAIYYYNPDRAINQWIRTRPVITQIGKHLFCS; encoded by the coding sequence ATGAGCCGTGTTGCTCAATATATCCTTCGTATTTTAATCGTGGTATTTCTAAATCTATGTGTGATTGGAATTGTAGGTTATATGATTCATCAGGGATACCAGCCCAAAACCGTTGAGGTGCTTTCCAAGCAGGGCTCCCAAGGGAATGAAGTGCAGGAAATCCAGCAGCGCCTTTCCGACTGGGGCTATTACAGCGGGCAGGTGGATGGTATCTTTGGCGATCAGACTGCCAAAGCCGTGCGCCGCTTTCAGCAGGATCACGGGCTGACGGCAGACGGCGTTGCAGGCCCCAAGACTTTGGAGCAAATGGGAATTGCCTCCTCAGAGGCTACCTCCGGCGGCGCCGCAGGCATGGGCGATTCGGATTTTCACCTTCTGGCACGACTGGTCTCCGCCGAGGCCAGAGGCGAGCCTTTTAATGGACAAGTTGCCGTGGCGGCCGTAATTCTCAATAGGGTGGAGCATCCCTCTTTCCCGGATTCCATCTCCGGTGTAGCCTACCAGCCCGGCGCCTTTACCGCTTTGACAGATGGCCAGATCAATGAGAATGTGGCGGATTCCGCTTACCGGGCCGCTCGTGAGGCTTTGAACGGGGCAGACCCCTCCGGCGGTGCTATCTACTATTACAACCCCGACCGGGCTATCAACCAGTGGATTCGTACCCGGCCGGTTATTACCCAGATCGGTAAGCATCTTTTCTGCTCTTGA
- the pseG gene encoding UDP-2,4-diacetamido-2,4,6-trideoxy-beta-L-altropyranose hydrolase — MLYIRADGNAKIGTGHIMRCMSIAVAARRLGGDCTFITADREMEPLLTQRGFSVICLESAWDDLEQESEKMQALIRERGIKTLLVDSYFAAEAYLAHLKTLTCTAYMDDLDEHPYPCHILINYNRYGEELGYDARYPHTKLLLGSRYAPLREEFSGLPAKGTAQTPRSVLVTTGGSDPYNVAGKVVEAAKAHPLLGGLIFHIVAGRFNAHLPQLLELEKNTPGVKVHTGVEKMEPLMSGCDLAVSAAGSTLYELCACGVPTVLFVMADNQIKGAQALAQKEMLFGGDVRSQESQWLGAIIEGLEKLAGDAALRRRLSQNAQRLVDGRGAERIAHTLLSF, encoded by the coding sequence ATGTTGTATATCCGTGCGGATGGAAACGCCAAAATTGGAACTGGACACATTATGCGCTGTATGTCCATTGCAGTGGCGGCCCGGAGGCTGGGCGGGGACTGTACCTTTATTACAGCGGATCGGGAAATGGAGCCCCTGCTTACACAGCGGGGGTTTTCTGTCATCTGTCTGGAATCGGCGTGGGATGATCTCGAACAGGAAAGTGAGAAAATGCAGGCGCTTATCCGGGAGCGAGGCATCAAAACGCTGCTGGTGGATAGCTATTTTGCCGCCGAAGCCTATCTTGCTCACCTGAAAACCCTCACCTGCACCGCCTATATGGATGATTTAGATGAGCACCCTTATCCCTGTCACATCCTGATCAACTACAACCGCTATGGTGAGGAGCTGGGCTATGACGCCCGGTATCCCCACACCAAGCTGCTGCTGGGCAGTCGGTATGCGCCCCTGCGGGAGGAATTCAGCGGTTTGCCTGCGAAAGGCACCGCCCAAACGCCCCGCTCGGTGCTGGTGACAACCGGCGGCAGTGACCCTTATAATGTGGCGGGCAAGGTTGTGGAGGCCGCAAAGGCCCATCCCCTGCTTGGGGGCTTGATCTTTCATATAGTAGCGGGAAGGTTTAATGCCCATTTGCCCCAGCTTTTGGAGCTGGAAAAAAATACCCCCGGGGTGAAGGTTCACACCGGGGTGGAAAAAATGGAGCCGCTGATGTCTGGCTGCGATCTGGCGGTTTCAGCGGCGGGCTCTACCTTATATGAATTGTGTGCCTGCGGGGTGCCGACTGTGCTGTTTGTTATGGCGGATAACCAAATCAAAGGCGCTCAGGCCCTTGCCCAAAAAGAAATGCTTTTTGGCGGGGATGTGCGCAGTCAAGAGTCGCAGTGGCTGGGCGCTATCATAGAGGGTTTAGAAAAGCTTGCCGGGGATGCCGCTTTGCGCCGCCGCCTTTCCCAAAATGCTCAGAGGCTTGTGGATGGGAGAGGGGCAGAGCGCATTGCCCATACCCTACTTTCTTTTTGA
- a CDS encoding glycosyltransferase family protein, with product MVKATAIVQARMSSSRLPGKVLMNLEGKPLIVHLLERLSQCRHVGHILLATSDSPSDDPLAAQVEQAGFSCFRGSLDDVLARFYKAALTRPAQVIVRVCGDSPLLDPFIVDSAIEQYNRRVAAIVKTVGMPLGLGTEVFSFSALQEAFQKGDAPYHREHVTPYIYENFPTYTHTLSPDLSRYRLVVDTPEDFALISAIYKALYKGKHDFYLNELASLLEKRPELAEINREIQQIQVPLHIKEGL from the coding sequence GTGGTAAAAGCCACCGCCATTGTGCAGGCCCGGATGTCCTCTTCCCGCCTGCCGGGCAAGGTGCTGATGAATTTAGAGGGAAAGCCTTTAATTGTGCATTTGCTGGAGCGGCTTTCCCAGTGCCGCCATGTGGGGCATATTCTTTTGGCCACCAGCGACAGCCCCAGTGACGATCCACTGGCGGCACAGGTGGAGCAGGCGGGCTTTTCCTGCTTCCGTGGGAGCCTTGACGATGTTCTGGCGCGTTTTTATAAGGCCGCTCTCACCCGCCCGGCGCAGGTTATTGTGCGGGTCTGCGGTGATAGCCCCCTTCTTGATCCTTTTATTGTGGATAGCGCCATTGAGCAGTATAACCGGCGAGTAGCGGCCATCGTGAAAACCGTCGGTATGCCCTTGGGCTTGGGTACCGAGGTTTTCTCCTTTTCTGCCTTGCAAGAGGCTTTCCAAAAAGGGGATGCCCCCTATCACCGGGAGCATGTTACGCCTTATATTTATGAGAATTTCCCCACCTATACCCATACCCTAAGCCCCGATCTTTCCCGGTATCGTCTGGTGGTGGATACCCCCGAGGATTTTGCCTTGATTTCGGCAATCTATAAGGCGCTGTATAAAGGAAAGCATGATTTCTATTTAAACGAGCTGGCGAGCCTGTTGGAGAAGCGGCCGGAGCTGGCGGAAATCAACCGGGAAATCCAGCAGATTCAAGTGCCACTGCATATAAAGGAAGGGCTTTAA
- a CDS encoding SDR family oxidoreductase gives MRDLFDLTGKTVVITGGATHLGRAMSEALCRYGANLVIGSRDAERNRVLAAELSQRYEVSCIGLELDFASEKSSQQFIESVLKKHGRVDILLNNAAFSNPGSIEEQPLEAFMKGVEGTLGGTYCITQQAVKAMLTQGGGNIINVGSMYGVVSPDPALYEGTSNTINPMNYGCGKAAIGQMTRYLACRYGRKGIRANCVVPGPFPNPQVQKDELFAQKLADKTPLGRIGQPGDLMGAVVFLASDASSYITGQSLHVDGGWTAW, from the coding sequence ATGCGGGATTTGTTTGATCTGACCGGCAAAACAGTGGTGATCACCGGCGGAGCCACCCATTTGGGCAGGGCTATGTCCGAAGCCCTTTGCCGGTATGGAGCCAATCTGGTGATCGGCAGCCGGGATGCGGAGCGCAACCGGGTGCTGGCGGCGGAGCTTTCCCAGCGCTATGAGGTAAGCTGTATCGGTTTGGAGCTGGATTTTGCCAGCGAGAAAAGTTCCCAACAATTTATAGAGTCTGTGTTGAAAAAGCACGGCCGGGTGGATATCCTCCTGAACAACGCCGCCTTTTCCAACCCTGGTTCTATTGAAGAGCAGCCGCTGGAAGCTTTCATGAAGGGCGTGGAGGGAACACTGGGCGGAACCTACTGCATTACCCAGCAGGCAGTCAAGGCTATGCTGACCCAAGGCGGAGGCAATATTATCAATGTGGGCTCTATGTATGGGGTGGTTTCCCCCGACCCGGCCTTGTATGAGGGAACTTCCAACACCATCAATCCCATGAACTATGGCTGCGGCAAAGCGGCCATTGGCCAAATGACCCGGTACCTTGCCTGCCGGTATGGGCGCAAGGGCATCCGGGCCAATTGTGTGGTTCCCGGCCCCTTCCCCAACCCGCAGGTGCAGAAGGATGAGCTGTTTGCCCAGAAGCTAGCGGATAAAACCCCGTTGGGCCGTATCGGTCAGCCGGGTGATCTGATGGGGGCTGTGGTGTTTCTGGCCTCCGATGCCTCCTCTTATATCACCGGCCAGAGCCTTCATGTGGATGGGGGGTGGACTGCGTGGTAA
- a CDS encoding aldo/keto reductase — MKMGLGTVQLGLEYGIANKSGRPTGEQAMAILQAACDHGVTVWDTAAAYGSSEELIGGFCAAGRGADDVMISTKIRPLHQTEPSLIPQTVSREITASLHRLGRRLDFLLFHSAADLLAGGQVTLEAIAPFQEQRLVGRVGVSVYSPEEIRACLAFPQLGVIQAPYNVWDRRVLEPSLLAEMKSRDILLHSRSVYLQGLLLLESEALPPYLSQAKPHLEAFRSLCGELGLTPQQAAFLYVRDQPEIDTFFIGCETTEQVKENLHLYSQPPLSPAGRERLEEAFGAMPEELINPSKWRK; from the coding sequence ATGAAAATGGGATTGGGAACGGTTCAGCTTGGCCTCGAATACGGCATTGCCAACAAAAGCGGCAGGCCCACCGGGGAGCAGGCCATGGCTATTTTGCAGGCCGCCTGTGATCATGGGGTTACGGTGTGGGATACCGCCGCCGCTTATGGGAGCAGTGAGGAGCTGATCGGCGGCTTCTGTGCAGCCGGGCGGGGAGCGGACGATGTGATGATCTCCACCAAAATCCGGCCCCTTCATCAAACCGAGCCGTCTTTGATACCCCAGACTGTTTCCCGGGAAATTACCGCTTCTCTGCATCGGCTGGGCCGGCGGCTGGATTTTCTGCTTTTCCACAGTGCGGCTGATTTGCTGGCGGGCGGTCAGGTGACGCTGGAGGCAATTGCTCCTTTTCAGGAGCAGAGGCTGGTGGGGCGAGTGGGAGTTTCGGTCTACAGCCCCGAGGAAATCCGGGCGTGCCTTGCCTTTCCCCAGCTGGGTGTAATTCAGGCGCCTTATAATGTATGGGATCGCCGTGTGCTGGAACCGTCGCTTCTGGCGGAGATGAAGAGCCGGGATATTTTGCTTCACAGCCGTTCGGTTTATTTACAGGGGCTTCTGCTACTGGAATCGGAGGCGCTCCCCCCCTATCTTTCACAGGCAAAGCCGCATTTGGAAGCCTTCCGCTCCCTTTGCGGGGAGCTGGGCCTCACACCTCAGCAGGCGGCGTTTTTATATGTAAGGGATCAGCCGGAAATTGATACCTTCTTTATCGGCTGCGAAACCACAGAGCAGGTAAAAGAAAACCTGCACCTGTATTCTCAGCCTCCCCTTTCCCCTGCTGGGCGGGAAAGGCTGGAGGAAGCCTTCGGGGCAATGCCCGAAGAGCTGATCAATCCATCCAAATGGAGGAAATAA